Below is a genomic region from Brassica rapa cultivar Chiifu-401-42 chromosome A08, CAAS_Brap_v3.01, whole genome shotgun sequence.
CACAAGTCTTGCCTAGAGATATAATCAATCCATCTTCAACACTATAAAATATGCCGAAGTCAAAAAATATCTAtgattttctttcctttttctaagattttatttatattttgcatGTTAAACTCTTAAGTTGTGGAAGCCCCCTTAATCTAGTAGTTTGACTAATGGTTCATTAATACTTCTACACCATGAGGTTTGAGATTCAAACCCCAGAAACGCAAATTATGCACAGattatgaagaaaaaaatttacaagAGATCTTTAACATGGTGCAAGGCGTATTATCGAACATGGATCTCATAGGGCGGTTCGGAGTGATGCAGTCAGACGTGCATTCTCATATGATGGTAGAATTGTTGGCTGTAGAATtatctatgtaatatttctcatcgtTGTAATAGCATAACTAATCAGACAAAAAAACTTTGGGTTTATTTTCAGAAAactgaaacaaataaaattttttaactccagaggttaaatatatataacattgtGAACAACAGAACAAACCAAacccaaaataataataagaaaacaatCAACAGAACTAGAAATCCAACGGATAGTGTAAGGGGTGGACCACACCTTCAATCAAGCATGTTTTTCGTAGCTTCTGAAATTCGCATGCACTTCTTCGTAACGCTGGGTGAGATATGTCGAACATTTGATCGCTGGATATCTATTCATTAAATACAGCCATAAAGATAATTAAGACACTATGAGTGGTAGAAGGTCTGAATATAACAAGGATAAAATGTTAAAGCCTTAATTACTTGGGAAGGTTGCTTTCGGACTGGCACGTAGGAAGACACTCTATTATGCAGTCGTGATTCGGTTCCAGGAAAAATGGAATCTGTGAAGGTAAAGATTAGATGCAATATTattgttaattttaattatttgctTAACCCAAATCTAAAGAAGTTCAACACAAAATGTTTTGAGAAAATGATAATAATTAAACACTGATAAAACATTAATGTAAACTGGATATTAGTAAAAGACTTACGGAATATCGATTCTGATCATTTAAAATAACCCTATGCATCGTGGATCTTTAACGTTTAGAAAAGAAGCTTGTTAGACAAATGTCAGCTAGAAAAATTTACTTGGAGTTTACAAAGAATATATATGACATATTGAGAATATATAACCTATGCCCAAAGAGGAAAATATTACCTGAAAAGACCATTGCTCCAACACTGCATCATATCACCAAGATTCACAACAAGTGCTCTGTAGACAAAAAAGCAAACTATATCAGTCCCCCCAAAACTGTAAATAAGGAACAATACAAGTTCATCACTGAAGAAATATATGTTTAACAAGGGTATAGAGGAAATTAAGCATTATCATGTTGTACCCTTCAATCGACGGTACATATTCCCACTTCTGAGGCTTAGCGTTTCTATCCTTGCATATCTGCCACAAATTATACAATTGCTTCAAAAGTACATGTGTAGAAAATAGAATGtgatttcgatttttttttctcagagcAATGTAAAGAAGATATCTCAATTGATACTTTGTATATTGGTGATTCTCTGTAATTATAGCTTTCCATTCTAGGATCATCTATGCTTGTATATAAGTGTAGTGTACATCTCAATAATAATCATCCTTCACATCTTATAAGCAATACCTGGAGTCCCAATACACCATCGGTTGCTATGAGCGTCATCATTCCGTAATCCGAATGTGCTCCAGTTCCATATATTCCCTTTGAGGGATCCGATTTTCCTAAGAAGTATTAATATCATTGAGAGGTTGGCATATATACAATGCTTAGGCAACTTCTTAAGGCTTTCTTTGAAATATATATCACCTTCATAGTGAAGCAAGCGCAAAGTTGATACATATGTGACAACTTATTTGAACAAGAGGTGAACGCTGTGACTCGGCCAATTCAATCTCTGGCTTAGACAGATGTTTCTCTTCTCCTACGCAGAAATAAGCTGCTCTTTGTAAAGGTCTCTTGGCAAGAGGTGAACGCTGTGACTCAGACAATTGAGGTTTCGAATGGTGACCATCGTCCCGCCCGCTCCGTAGTTAATAGTAataaaaatctttatatatactatatatatacatttttataattgttaaaaCCGCATCGCAGTTGAACCGTTTGTctcgcaccgctcaaaccgcagtcaccattTAGAGCCTGAATAAGTACTTGTATTGTTATAGTTGCAATCATCAAGATGACCAACAAAATGATCTCCCATGAGGCCACCATATATaagaagacaaaacaaaactatCAAATGTTACAAAGTGTTTTTCCTAAATAATATTAATCTTATCCTCTAGCAACATCTGCTTCTCTAGTTTTCAACTCTTCGAGTAGCTTCTTCAGACTACTACACCATTTCCTCTGTCTCACGCGTTGAGAAGCTTTTCTTCTCTACTTGTCTCTCCTGGTTCAGCCTCAACAGATGTAGTAACTGGCATCGTCATGATTTTAACAGGTTTCCCGAGTTTGGTTTTGTCTTCCACAGCTGCAAGCTGAAGAGCTTTTTCACAGACAGGGAAACATTGATCGTCCCATGACTCCAGTATAACACCAGAACCGATACAAGCAGTTCCTTCATAGAAGGCAGCAAACTGTCCAGCAGCTAGGCCTTGGTCATCTTCATCAAGATGTACAACCGCAACATCTCCTTCCGCTTCCATTTCAAAGCTGCAGCTGTAGAAGCCAGGCCCATGCCTCACCTATAAACTCAACTTATCAGTGCCAAGTAGCCATTGTTTGTAAAAAAGTAACCGATCATATCCTTTTCTTTACCTTGCAACGAAGCTGGCTAACATTGCCTGAAGGTTTCCCACTAAGCCACCTTAAGGATCCAACACGGAAAACCCTCCTTCTCTTGTCGATTGAGTAGTAATCTCTCGAGACAAACACTACATTGTTCTTGGTGTCCTTTTCAACAACATACCATGGTCCACCGGGTAAACGCAGGCCTTGACGCTGTCCAATAGTGTAAAACCAAAATCCCCGATGCTTACCGAGAAAGTCACCAGTTTCAGCTTCTAATATAATCCCTTCCTTCTCTCCTATGTGTCTTCCAACAAAGTCGCTGAACTTTATCTATTACAGAACACCATATTTCACATGTTTCAAGCTTGCACTAAGGATAAAGCTGTTGTGAACCAGAAGAAGAACAATTACCTTCCCAAGGAAACATATTCCTTGTGAATCTTTTCTGTCTTTGTTTGGCAAATCAAATTGTGTGGCTAGTTTCCGAACTTCGTCCTATGCATCAGATAACAAAGGCAGGCAAGCATGAAGATAACCACTAATaaaacaaattgtttttttcataCGTTTCAAAATGGCTGAGAGGTTTGAATACCTTCTTTACGCAACCAAGTGGGAACAGGAGTCGCTTAAGCTGGGTTTGAGAGAGATGTGAGAGGAAGTAGGTCTGATCTTTCACCTATAAACAAAAGCAATGTACCTAAGAAGCATTAGTAGCATGCAAATGCAACATAAGTAACATTCTCTCTAAAACATGCTGATCAGAAAACTAAAGGCAGATTAAGTGATGAGTGTTTGTGGAAGTACCATGTCTTGTGATAGTTGCAAAACAGATGGACCAGCAGGAGGATGGGCAACTTTAGCATAATGACCTGAAGCTACGTAATCATACTCCATATCACTGATTGCATCCATGAATGCCCCTATTAAGATAAAGCTGATTAGTCAAAGTAGCACACACACTTCAACTAAAAGCACAAGTCTTTTCATGAGCTTACCAAACTTGATTCTAGTATTACACAGAACATCCGGGTTAGGTGTACGCCCACATTTGTACTCCTCAATAATGTAAGAAACCTGACATGTCATCAGAAAACCTAAACCATTAGGCtactctaaataaaaaagaagaagcaatgaaacaaaaaagaaCTTACAACTCTTTCCCAGTATTCATCTGTTAAATGCACAACCTCTAAAGGTACACCAACCTGTAAAAATGACACCACAAGAAGCATTAAACATCCTCTTTTCATTGCTCTAAGTATATAAAGTATGAACCTTTTctaataaaacataatataaaaatcaaGAACATAGTCACAGTCAGGAACAAGTACCTGCTCACAGACATGCTTTGCGTATTTCAAGTCGTCTTCCCAGGGGCACTGGTTCCAGAAATTCTCAAAGCCTTCCTACAGAACATTAGAAACATCACAAACCCCCATGTTTCTAGACAGAGACATGAGATGAAGAAGCAGACACAGACCTGGAACCAGATTTTGAGGTAGAAAGCGGTACAGGAGTGTCCAGCGGCGTGGAGGAGGCGGAGGGCGACGCTGCTATCGACGCCGCCGCTGAGGAGGACGGCTACACGAAGGGGCTTCTCAGGGACGGAACATGAGAGGTAGTGGTCGGAGAGAGACGCGTGGTTGCGGCGGGAGGAACGGAGAGGCGTAATCGGATGAGGAGAATGAAagggagaggaggaggaggagaagggaAAGACGTGAAAGAGGactgagagagaagaagaaaggggaGGAAGGCGAAACAGCGACGGTGACGGAGACAGTAAAGGCTTCATAACCGTCGAGAACATCGGGAATCGATGAGTTCTAGCCGGACGGTTGGTTGTCTCAGCCGCTCTATTTTGCAAAATTATATCCCCTACCTATATTCGAAATGATTTTGCCAAATGTTTTTTCTACAATTAATTTCACTAAACAAATGTGACaacattaataaaattaatgacATATCTTATATCTTAATATGACATGAACAATTATATTtaacattaattttatattttttagtaaactttttaaaacataaaaaaataactcatatattatatttaatgtcaatttatatttttagaatatgagaataattcataaatcatcattaaaatagatatattcaaatatggcagtataaattttgaaatataattttattatatatttttaaattatacaattttattactaaaaatttcaaaaatgtatacaaattttttagaaaataataaaaatttaatcgtaaaatcattattttcttatatatttacaaattttataaatattatttaattttaatttttggtaattatgcaacttttacaaatttatttaatatatttcattaaaataaatagatagaaaatctatctaagattataatttcaaatatatacatgcatattcttaaatataatttttatgtttaattaaatcaaatttatattaaaatattgataagaaaaataaaatttacaatattaataaaatttattttaaaatataatttatattaatctgttaaaaagtcttttaaaattttttactGCACATGGTGCAGCAAGACACCTAGTAAGTTATAAACACAACAATGTCATTACATTACTATTTTTGACTCTATGCTAAATTTATTCAATATTtacaaattgttataatttgtcTAATTTGcccaaaaatacatttttattaagaGGAGTTAGTGGTGttagatatataatatgattgCTAGAATTTTTAGAAAGGAGAATCGgaaaaaagaaacattttcaatttttatttgtcACAATAAAATTTTGATGCTTTTGGTTATTTTGGACAGGTTTTACTCTTTTCTAATGAAAAAATAgtaaactaaattttaaaaatataaaaaaaaaatgaaaaacattggAAACTTAAGTATGACTatgtatatgttaatttttttttaaatactggaatcatattttattttatgttctaGCTACTCATAGAATATTCATTATAATCATCTACTTGTTTAGAAATCGGATActaaatattatacatagattTATCCTGGATATATAACGCAAACAAAACTTTCTTGTATATTCTATTTTAGTTAGAATTTGTTAGCTTATATTCTATCAAAATGTTGTTAGTCTACCTATAGCTTTATTACAACTTATAGCCACGATCCTATAATTTGTCTTTTCTTGTCTATGTGTCATAACATGTTTTGGTTTTTACTTTATGTACACCTTCGGAAGAATAAACTTTACACCTTCTCTACATTGTTCTGCACAACATAGGATACATATTATAACCAAATCacgaaaatataaaaacttCTATATTTCGGTTAATATCTTTCTTAAATATACACAAAATCCAGACAAAATCTACCTTAAATTTCGTACTGTATCTTTTCTTCCAGgtcaaaaaatcattaaaactgCTCTTTCTTTCATTCAAACCCGAGTCATTCAAGAAAAAACTACACACTTACCACTAGACCACACATGATTCACGTTGCTTTGATATGTATATTAGGGTTTATATACTATCAAGtataataaaaatcttaaaattaatCATTGATTAATCCACGATTAATTTATGAGTTATTGTATATATTGAATTTTCATATAACACAGTCAAAAGTGCACATTTGGAAGTTTGAGACGAAATCATAAGgatatttctataaatttggAAGATTGGGGAAAACATTAAAACAACAGAAAATTCAGAGACCAATGCTGAAAAATAAGAATACTGGCTAGTCTAGATTCATAATTGAAAGTTTTGGAATTAATTCTAggaggttgacaaaaaaaaggaattaaTTCTAGGAGCAATATGTACAAACATAAAATTATGGGACAAACTCGTGATTAGTCAAAAATTTGAGGATCTCTTGCAAAATTACCCAAACCGGCCATTGTTGCTCTTTGACAAGCTTTCCTTCGATCGGCGACGGTAACTGATGATTCCCACGTAACGGAGATAGTGGAGTGAGGTAGAGAGCACGACGAGATTGGAGCCTTCGGATACGAAACGGAGGAGTGACGTCACGAGTTGATGTCGTGGCGTGGAGGAAGCTTGGTTGCAGCGATTGAACAGAGCATGACCACGAATTCGACGAGACGAAGTCGACACAGAGCAGAGCACAGTGGTGAGGAGCTAAAGAAAACGATTAGAGGTCGGGATGAGCCATACCTCTTTCgtggatttctttttttttcttctgtttttactttttttttcctttttaataaaatataaatcaattactaaatattaatattaattaggttTATTGAAAGGTATAAtggtattaaaaaaataaaaatctccaTTATCTAAATAATCTTCTATGAATCATATTGGGACATATTTAAGTTGAGAATGTCTCTTTTTCCCAATTTTTCCAATTTTAAAATCTAGTGctattgatttataaatttttaaaatttttactaaaatctaatgttattggtttgataattttataattccatacaaaattttttgttattcaGAACGTTTGAATTTTAGCGATTCtataaatctattaaaattagTTATTAAAGTTAGTGTTATCGAGATAATATTCTTAACTATTTAACTCATCAAGCAAAATTTTGAGAATAAACATATATCCATGAGattcttaaaattattatagcaatttatttcttaaattttcacaatatacaaaattctctacaactctttccaaatttaataaatctcacaatttttaaaatcaacaaattCTACATAAATCTAATATGGATCAAACACCCCCTAAACATCGAGGACTATActcaattttcaattttcatgcAAGACTAGTAATTTTTCTCACAAAATACTATATCTGCAAAAACTtgtaaaaacaagaaaaatataataaaatgatgaaGTTATGTAAAGAAATCACAAACCATTTGAAAGTTATAATAAGCTTTACGATTTTTAATTGATATTTTCCTAAATGCAAAATTTGTCCCCAttacaagaaaaacaaaattattctcGACTGttagttaaaacttaaaacacgTTCCACCTTCCATCTAGACGCCTCGGCTTCCCAGTCTCTCCCTCTCTTTCAACCATTTATTTTTCAGAACCAATTTTCCTACTCCTTGATCATTAGCATTTCATCACCTGATTCTTTTTCACtgtaatttatttgaaaaacaGTGTGTTTACATCCTCCAGACTCCtagaaataaacaaaacaaaaaatgagtttttaaTTTGCcgggacttttttttttttggttgtctTGGTTTATAATTTGCTGGGAAattattttcgtaaaaatagaaaaagtgaaGACACATTATTGACCTCTCTTGGTTCAGACAAAAAGGTGTGTTCTTCTCTTCTTACGTTACATTTGTCTTTCCTCGTCCATAATCACATGTTTAGTTCTTACGCATTTTGGATTCGAGTTAATTTCCCAAATACTTTTCTTTTTATCCGAAAAATCATAGAAATTTCGTAAGATTGTTGGGTAGTTTTATGTCACTTGTCGAATTTTATTCTTTGGTAATTGACGTtaaccaaactttcattgataGAAGATTTGTTGTAACAAAATTTCTcttcattaatttttttcttcttcttgttcatattctctttcatttattttcTCTATTTAAAGATGTGGAAAAAGTCTGTCTTTGATTAAAGATAGCTTGTTCTTGGAACCCTCTAGGTTTGTGGACACAAGACAAGAATCAATACTACATTGGAGTTTGAAGTCTAAAGGTATATGCAATGTGTGGTTAGCCTTGAAAATTGAACTCCCTCTATTATTATGAGGGGCATCTAATGAAATGTCACCTATTTAACCGAGAATCATTTACTTTTGCTAGATTCTGTGTCCACACACACATTTTATGTACTTGTGAAACTCAGAACACACAAATAAAGTTCAGTAACATCTCTTAACGATGTCTGAAGATGTTGGCTTCAACAAAGAAACTCCTTGTGATTATCCAAGAAACCCTCTTTGCATCTTCCTAAGTGATTTCAggtaataaatagtttttttactttgtaaaattttgttttctttgcgTGATCAAGAATAAACTTGAAACTGGGATGTTCTTTGATGTATCAGATCAGTTTTGAAATTTGATGAGCTCGGTTTGGAGATAGCAAGAATAGCTTTACCTGCAGCACTTGCCTTAACAGCTGATCCTATAGCATCTCTTGTGGATACAGCCTTCATAGGCCAAATAGGTATTAACAACAACCACAAAAAAAAGTCTTTATCATTTGATAGTTTTGTTTAATCTTTGGTTTCTTGTTTTGGTGATGATTTACAGGTCCTGTAGAGCTTGCTGCAGTTGGAGTTTCAATTGCTTTGTTCAACCAAGTTTCAAGGATCGCTATCTTCCCACTAGTTAGCATCACAACTTCTTTTGTAGCAGAGGAAGATGCTTGTAGTTCTCAGGAAAACACAGTCCAAGATCATAAAGAATGTATTGAAACTGGTATTAACAACACAAAGGAGGAAACTCAAGAACTTATTCCTGAAATTAATAaaggtatatataaaaatattctcTGCAACATCGTCACTCCTTCTATTATTTGATTTCTTGAAAGTTCTAATCACTAGTTTGTTTTATCTTTCTTTCAGATTCCTTGCCAGATGAATCTAAAATCAGTAGCAGTATCTTTAGTGTTAGTAAATCCCCAGTCAAGAAAAGAAACATACCATCAGCTTCATCTGCTTTAATCATTGGAGCCATTCTTGGCCTTCTTCAAGCTGCGTTTCTTATATCCACAGCCAGACCTCTCTTGAGTTTCATGGGAGTTAAACACGTACAGAATCGATCGTTCAGgcttaatataattatatatgaatGTTATGAGACAAATCTTTAGAActtgttttttaatatttacaggATTCTCCAATGTTGGGACCTGCTCAAAGATATTTATCTCTAAGATCGCTTGGTGCACCTGCTGTTCTTCTCTCACTTGCGACACAAGGTGTATTCCGAGGATTTAAAGACACAACAACTCCATTATACGCAACTGGTAAGTGGTAACATGACTTATCTTTATTATGATCAAAATTTCTTGTCACATAACAAacctgatgatgatgatcaacttttattttgtattaatcTCTTCCACAGTGATTGGAGATGCCACAAATATAATACTAGACCCGATCTTCATATTCGTTTTTCGTCTAGGCGTTACAGGAGCAGCCACTGCTCATGTCCTATCCCAGTGAGTTTAGTTTCACATTTTTGAggctatttttctttttaaatatactTTTTCTGTAAGGCTTGTTTATATGTTCATTTTCAGATACCTTATGTGTGGAATACTCTTGTGGAAATTGATGGGTCAAGTTGATATCTTTAACTTGAGTACCAAACATCTTCAGTTCTCTAGGTTCATGAAAAATGGTATTGTAAATACTTGTTGATCGTATTGCATATAATTGAACTTTGTAATAAGCATGCCTATTTTAATGTAATAAACATGTTTAGCTTTGTTTGAACTAAAATTATcaggttttaaaaataaaatatgttcattttgTTTGATTCCTATCGTGTTATACTACTCACTTTGATAATATAGTGAAACCTCTGatgaaaaacatgttttctttgtgtttttttttctctctcagGCTTTCTTTTACTTATGAGAGTAATAGCGGTGACATTCTGTGTAACCCTTTCTGCATCACTAGCTGCGCGAGAAGG
It encodes:
- the LOC103832851 gene encoding 2-oxoglutarate-Fe(II) type oxidoreductase hxnY — protein: MMTLIATDGVLGLQICKDRNAKPQKWEYVPSIEGALVVNLGDMMQCWSNGLFRSTMHRVILNDQNRYSIPFFLEPNHDCIIECLPTCQSESNLPKYPAIKCSTYLTQRYEEVHANFRSYEKHA
- the LOC103832852 gene encoding tRNA-specific 2-thiouridylase MnmA produces the protein MFSTVMKPLLSPSPSLFRLPPLSSSLSVLFHVFPFSSSSSPFHSPHPITPLRSSRRNHASLSDHYLSCSVPEKPLRVAVLLSGGVDSSVALRLLHAAGHSCTAFYLKIWFQEGFENFWNQCPWEDDLKYAKHVCEQVGVPLEVVHLTDEYWERVVSYIIEEYKCGRTPNPDVLCNTRIKFGAFMDAISDMEYDYVASGHYAKVAHPPAGPSVLQLSQDMVKDQTYFLSHLSQTQLKRLLFPLGCVKKDEVRKLATQFDLPNKDRKDSQGICFLGKIKFSDFVGRHIGEKEGIILEAETGDFLGKHRGFWFYTIGQRQGLRLPGGPWYVVEKDTKNNVVFVSRDYYSIDKRRRVFRVGSLRWLSGKPSGNVSQLRCKVRHGPGFYSCSFEMEAEGDVAVVHLDEDDQGLAAGQFAAFYEGTACIGSGVILESWDDQCFPVCEKALQLAAVEDKTKLGKPVKIMTMPVTTSVEAEPGETSREEKLLNA
- the LOC103832853 gene encoding protein DETOXIFICATION 42 isoform X1 encodes the protein MSEDVGFNKETPCDYPRNPLCIFLSDFRSVLKFDELGLEIARIALPAALALTADPIASLVDTAFIGQIGPVELAAVGVSIALFNQVSRIAIFPLVSITTSFVAEEDACSSQENTVQDHKECIETGINNTKEETQELIPEINKDSLPDESKISSSIFSVSKSPVKKRNIPSASSALIIGAILGLLQAAFLISTARPLLSFMGVKHDSPMLGPAQRYLSLRSLGAPAVLLSLATQGVFRGFKDTTTPLYATVIGDATNIILDPIFIFVFRLGVTGAATAHVLSQYLMCGILLWKLMGQVDIFNLSTKHLQFSRFMKNGFLLLMRVIAVTFCVTLSASLAAREGSISMAAFQVCLQVWLATSLLADGFAVAGQAILASAFAKKDYKRAAATASRVLQLGLVLGFLLAVILGAGLHFGARLFTKDDKVLHLISIGLPFVAGTQPINALAFVFDGVNFGASDFGYAAASLVMVAIVSILCLVLLSSTHGFIGLWFGLTIYMSLRAAVGFWRIGTATGPWSFLRR
- the LOC103832853 gene encoding protein DETOXIFICATION 42 isoform X2 encodes the protein MSEDVGFNKETPCDYPRNPLCIFLSDFRSVLKFDELGLEIARIALPAALALTADPIASLVDTAFIGQIGPVELAAVGVSIALFNQVSRIAIFPLVSITTSFVAEEDACSSQENTVQDHKECIETGINNTKEETQELIPEINKDESKISSSIFSVSKSPVKKRNIPSASSALIIGAILGLLQAAFLISTARPLLSFMGVKHDSPMLGPAQRYLSLRSLGAPAVLLSLATQGVFRGFKDTTTPLYATVIGDATNIILDPIFIFVFRLGVTGAATAHVLSQYLMCGILLWKLMGQVDIFNLSTKHLQFSRFMKNGFLLLMRVIAVTFCVTLSASLAAREGSISMAAFQVCLQVWLATSLLADGFAVAGQAILASAFAKKDYKRAAATASRVLQLGLVLGFLLAVILGAGLHFGARLFTKDDKVLHLISIGLPFVAGTQPINALAFVFDGVNFGASDFGYAAASLVMVAIVSILCLVLLSSTHGFIGLWFGLTIYMSLRAAVGFWRIGTATGPWSFLRR